In a genomic window of Xylophilus rhododendri:
- a CDS encoding LysR family transcriptional regulator yields the protein MAFNELRAIATFVKAAELGSLRKAAAAQGVTPQAASQSLSQLESHLGVRLFHRTTRKLSLTEEGEAFLSAAKPGLHTLERALHGARQGSDGVAGPLRIVGPRSTMLQVLPPVLQEFCQLHPEVRPDVQLDDMLGNWVESRVDVGFRAGSPPDNGVIARRLMPLQLIVCASPAYLRAHGAPASIDDLAHHRCSGFRSPQIPNVRAWDFQVGDEIVSRTIPAVFTTNDLDVEASAVVAGEVIGQIDGVTATPLVRSGALVPVLGQHMVDHLGLYIYYGSRVALPRRVRAFIDLAVERLVDNDRFFLHPHELQPGLAAKKPRRRSA from the coding sequence GTGGCCTTCAATGAACTCCGAGCCATCGCCACCTTCGTCAAGGCAGCGGAACTGGGCAGCCTGCGCAAGGCGGCCGCCGCGCAGGGCGTGACGCCCCAGGCGGCCAGCCAGTCGCTGAGCCAGCTGGAGTCGCATCTGGGGGTGCGGCTGTTCCATCGCACCACCCGCAAGCTGAGCCTGACGGAGGAAGGCGAGGCATTTCTCTCGGCCGCCAAGCCGGGGCTGCACACGCTGGAGCGTGCCCTGCACGGCGCCCGCCAGGGCAGCGATGGCGTGGCCGGGCCGCTGCGCATCGTGGGTCCGCGCTCGACCATGCTGCAGGTGCTGCCGCCGGTCCTGCAGGAGTTCTGCCAGCTCCATCCGGAGGTGCGGCCGGATGTCCAGCTCGACGACATGCTGGGCAACTGGGTGGAGAGCCGGGTGGATGTGGGATTCCGGGCCGGCAGCCCGCCCGACAACGGCGTGATCGCCCGCCGCCTGATGCCGCTGCAGCTCATCGTCTGCGCATCCCCGGCCTACCTGCGGGCGCATGGCGCGCCGGCCAGCATCGACGACCTGGCCCATCACCGCTGCAGCGGCTTCCGGTCGCCGCAGATACCGAACGTCCGCGCCTGGGACTTCCAGGTGGGCGACGAGATCGTCTCGCGCACCATTCCCGCCGTGTTCACCACCAACGACCTGGACGTGGAAGCCAGCGCCGTGGTGGCCGGAGAAGTCATCGGCCAGATCGACGGCGTGACGGCCACCCCGCTGGTGCGCAGCGGCGCGCTGGTGCCGGTGCTGGGCCAGCACATGGTCGACCACCTGGGGCTCTACATCTATTACGGAAGCCGGGTGGCGCTGCCCCGGCGGGTACGTGCCTTCATCGACCTGGCGGTGGAACGCCTGGTGGACAACGACCGGTTCTTCCTGCATCCGCACGAACTGCAGCCCGGGCTGGCCGCGAAGAAACCAAGGCGCCGGTCGGCGTGA
- a CDS encoding Ig-like domain-containing protein — MHIEIVNAGLAQAFHCPEMQLAGGEPGRVRPQADAHLGLAADTVRPLGSAWDTERDGPAMIIQVDGQTVVEMAGFDDSPGVVLEGGGWIPAGRPYAGGGLDPAEAPSFFGQATNDRTPLLGGTAQAGSVVMVGVGGALFCVTASAAGTWSLDTASVAPMSGSFDLGEDGEKRLVVTSIDAQGHSCGVAGVFTLNTRPPQPPVLESLVVGSATPVLAGTAEPGISVMVGVGGAVFRAQADEQGRWSLDTAVTLPGSGTLHLGAEGFKTVVMACTDAAGNTSHSEGRFVLRSAPPRMPHALPEQGAERAAPQLSSPLLHVADATRNLLAGLATRRSGGQRSSGR; from the coding sequence ATGCATATCGAGATTGTCAACGCAGGTCTTGCGCAGGCATTCCATTGCCCGGAAATGCAATTGGCAGGCGGGGAGCCCGGCCGGGTCAGACCGCAGGCCGATGCGCACCTGGGCCTGGCCGCGGATACCGTCCGTCCGCTGGGCAGTGCATGGGACACCGAACGCGACGGCCCCGCCATGATCATCCAGGTCGATGGCCAGACGGTGGTCGAGATGGCCGGCTTCGACGACTCCCCCGGCGTGGTGCTGGAAGGCGGCGGCTGGATACCGGCGGGCCGGCCCTACGCCGGCGGCGGCCTGGATCCGGCCGAGGCGCCCAGCTTCTTCGGCCAGGCCACCAACGACCGCACGCCGCTGCTGGGCGGCACCGCGCAGGCGGGCAGCGTGGTGATGGTGGGGGTCGGCGGTGCGCTGTTCTGCGTCACGGCCAGCGCGGCGGGAACCTGGTCGCTGGACACCGCCTCCGTGGCGCCCATGTCCGGCAGCTTCGACCTCGGCGAAGACGGCGAGAAGCGCCTGGTCGTGACCAGCATCGACGCCCAGGGCCACAGCTGCGGCGTGGCCGGCGTCTTCACGCTGAACACCCGGCCGCCGCAGCCGCCGGTGCTCGAATCGCTGGTGGTGGGATCCGCCACGCCGGTCCTGGCCGGCACCGCCGAGCCGGGCATCAGCGTGATGGTCGGCGTGGGCGGCGCGGTGTTCCGCGCGCAGGCGGACGAGCAGGGCCGCTGGAGCCTGGACACCGCCGTCACCCTGCCCGGTTCCGGCACCCTGCACCTGGGCGCCGAGGGCTTCAAGACGGTGGTCATGGCCTGCACCGACGCGGCAGGCAACACCAGCCACAGCGAAGGTCGTTTCGTGCTGCGCAGCGCGCCGCCCCGCATGCCGCATGCGCTGCCGGAGCAGGGCGCCGAAAGAGCGGCGCCGCAGCTGTCCTCGCCCCTGCTCCATGTGGCCGACGCCACCCGCAACCTGCTGGCCGGCCTGGCCACACGGCGCAGCGGCGGGCAGCGTTCTTCCGGCCGATAG
- a CDS encoding ClpXP protease specificity-enhancing factor gives MNALESPSTRPYLLRALYEWCSDNGFTPYVAVAVDDSVQVPREYVKDGEIVLNISYDATSALQIGNEFITFKARFAGKPREIMVPVGRVMAIYARENGQGMAFPLLDAPQPATPQPVPNGLGNTTVDETENRVVQLVASDDGGRDAAVSADKPLSDAAPGPEEGQEPPRPGGGGSRPSLKRVK, from the coding sequence ATGAACGCCCTGGAATCTCCTTCCACGCGCCCTTATCTGCTGCGAGCGCTGTACGAATGGTGCAGCGACAACGGGTTCACCCCGTATGTGGCGGTGGCCGTGGACGACAGCGTGCAGGTGCCGCGCGAATACGTCAAAGATGGCGAGATCGTGCTCAACATCAGCTACGACGCCACCAGCGCCCTGCAGATCGGCAACGAGTTCATCACCTTCAAGGCACGGTTCGCCGGCAAGCCGCGCGAGATCATGGTGCCGGTCGGCCGGGTGATGGCGATCTACGCACGGGAAAACGGCCAGGGCATGGCCTTTCCCCTGCTGGACGCGCCGCAGCCGGCCACCCCCCAGCCGGTGCCGAACGGGCTGGGCAACACCACGGTGGACGAGACGGAAAACCGTGTCGTGCAACTGGTGGCGAGCGATGACGGCGGCCGCGACGCCGCCGTGTCCGCGGACAAACCCCTGTCCGATGCCGCGCCGGGCCCCGAGGAGGGCCAGGAGCCGCCCCGTCCCGGTGGCGGTGGCAGCCGTCCCAGCCTGAAGCGCGTCAAGTAA
- a CDS encoding glutathione S-transferase N-terminal domain-containing protein, giving the protein MMVLYSGTTCPFSHRCRFVLFEKGMDFEIRDVDLYNKPEDINVMNPYGQVPILVERDLILYESNIINEYIDERFPHPQLMPGDPVDRARVRLFLLNFEKELFVHVSALEARAVKGNEKALEKARAHIRDRLTQLAPVFLKNKYMLGENFSMLDVAIAPLLWRLDYYGIDLSKNAAPLLKYAERIFSRPAYIEALTPSEKVMRK; this is encoded by the coding sequence ATGATGGTGCTTTATTCCGGAACGACTTGCCCTTTCTCCCATCGCTGCCGCTTCGTGCTGTTCGAAAAGGGAATGGACTTCGAGATCCGCGACGTCGACCTCTACAACAAGCCCGAAGACATCAATGTGATGAACCCCTACGGGCAGGTGCCGATCCTGGTCGAGCGCGACCTGATCCTGTATGAGTCGAACATCATCAACGAGTACATCGACGAGCGTTTCCCGCATCCCCAGCTGATGCCCGGCGACCCGGTCGACCGTGCCCGCGTGCGCCTGTTCCTGCTGAACTTCGAGAAGGAACTCTTCGTGCACGTCAGCGCACTCGAAGCGCGCGCCGTCAAGGGCAACGAGAAGGCGCTGGAAAAGGCCCGCGCCCATATCCGCGACCGCCTGACGCAGCTGGCCCCGGTGTTCCTCAAGAACAAATACATGCTGGGCGAGAATTTCTCGATGCTCGACGTGGCCATCGCCCCGCTGCTGTGGCGCCTGGATTACTACGGCATCGACCTCAGCAAGAATGCCGCGCCGCTGCTGAAATATGCCGAACGCATTTTCTCGCGCCCGGCCTACATCGAAGCGCTGACGCCCTCCGAAAAGGTCATGCGCAAGTAA
- a CDS encoding cytochrome c1, producing the protein MKKTILTMIAVLALALGASARAEEGGYAWDKAPDRTTDLQSVQNGAKLFVNYCIGCHSAAFMRYNRLTDLGLTEAQIKANLLFTTDKVGETMKSAIDPKQAKDWFGANPPDLTVIARSRSGHGGTGPDYLYTFLRSFYRDDTRPTGWNNLAFPNVGMPNPLWQLQGQRRPVYEEREEHGEKVQAVAGWEQLTPGTMTPLQYEQAVGDLVNYLQWMGEPAANTRIRVGVGVLIFLAILSFITWRLNASYWRAVR; encoded by the coding sequence ATGAAAAAAACCATCCTCACGATGATCGCAGTGCTGGCCCTGGCGCTGGGCGCATCCGCCCGGGCCGAAGAGGGCGGCTATGCCTGGGACAAGGCGCCCGACCGCACCACCGACCTGCAGTCGGTGCAGAACGGCGCCAAGCTCTTCGTCAACTACTGCATCGGCTGCCACTCGGCCGCCTTCATGCGCTACAACCGCCTGACCGACCTGGGCCTGACCGAGGCGCAGATCAAGGCCAACCTGCTGTTCACCACCGACAAGGTGGGCGAGACCATGAAGTCGGCCATCGACCCCAAGCAGGCCAAGGACTGGTTCGGCGCGAACCCGCCCGATCTCACCGTCATCGCCCGCTCGCGATCGGGCCACGGCGGCACCGGTCCCGACTACCTATACACTTTCCTGCGCAGCTTCTACCGCGACGACACGCGCCCCACGGGCTGGAACAACCTGGCATTTCCCAATGTCGGCATGCCCAATCCCCTCTGGCAACTGCAGGGCCAGCGTCGTCCGGTGTACGAAGAACGCGAAGAGCATGGAGAGAAGGTTCAGGCGGTCGCTGGATGGGAGCAACTCACTCCGGGCACAATGACGCCCCTGCAATACGAGCAGGCGGTCGGCGATCTGGTCAACTATCTCCAGTGGATGGGCGAGCCCGCAGCCAACACCCGGATCCGGGTGGGCGTGGGGGTTCTGATATTCCTGGCGATCCTGTCCTTCATCACCTGGCGGCTCAACGCTTCGTACTGGCGCGCGGTGCGCTAG
- a CDS encoding cytochrome b: protein MSEFKEISPNAPAGAKLLNWVDNRFPASKLYREHMSEYYAPKNFNIWYVFGSLSLLVLVIQIVTGIFLVMHYKPEATLAFASVEYIMRDVPWGWLIRYMHSTGASAFFIVVYLHMFRGLMYGSYRKPRELVWLFGCAIFLCLMAEAFMGYLLPWGQMSYWGAQVIVNLFSAIPFVGPDLALLIRGDYVVSDATLNRFFSFHVIAIPLVLLGLVAAHIVALHEVGSNNPDGVEIKKHKDENGIPLDGIPFHPFYSVHDIFAVSVFLMAFTAVIFFAPEAGGYFLEYNNFIPADSLKTPNHIAPVWYFTPFYSMLRAITSEMMYALIAAVVGATVFVAIKSRMALFFKVLIGLVALGVVAMMLNIDAKFWGVLAMGGAVVILFFLPWLDHSPVKSIRYRPDWHKWVYGVFVVNFLVLGYLGVQPPSDLGGRIAQVGTFFYFGFFLLMPWWSQKGSFKTPPDRVVFHAH from the coding sequence ATGTCTGAATTCAAGGAGATCTCCCCGAACGCTCCCGCGGGCGCCAAGCTGCTGAACTGGGTGGACAACCGCTTCCCGGCCAGCAAGCTCTACCGGGAGCACATGAGCGAGTACTACGCGCCCAAGAACTTCAACATCTGGTACGTCTTCGGCTCGCTCTCGCTGCTGGTGCTGGTGATCCAGATCGTCACCGGCATCTTCCTGGTGATGCACTACAAGCCCGAGGCGACGCTCGCCTTCGCCTCGGTCGAATACATCATGCGGGACGTGCCCTGGGGCTGGCTGATCCGCTACATGCATTCCACCGGTGCATCGGCCTTCTTCATCGTGGTCTACCTGCACATGTTCCGCGGCCTGATGTATGGCAGCTACCGCAAGCCGCGCGAGCTGGTCTGGCTGTTCGGCTGCGCCATCTTCCTGTGCCTGATGGCCGAGGCCTTCATGGGCTACCTGCTGCCCTGGGGCCAGATGTCCTACTGGGGCGCTCAGGTCATCGTGAACCTGTTCTCGGCGATTCCCTTCGTGGGCCCCGACCTGGCGCTGCTGATCCGCGGCGACTACGTGGTGAGCGATGCCACGCTCAACCGCTTCTTCAGCTTCCACGTCATCGCCATTCCGCTGGTGCTGCTGGGCCTGGTGGCGGCGCACATCGTGGCGCTGCACGAGGTGGGCTCGAACAATCCCGACGGCGTGGAGATCAAGAAGCACAAGGACGAGAACGGCATCCCGCTCGACGGCATTCCCTTCCATCCCTTCTATTCGGTGCACGACATCTTCGCGGTCAGCGTCTTCCTGATGGCCTTCACCGCGGTGATCTTCTTCGCGCCCGAGGCCGGCGGCTACTTCCTGGAGTACAACAACTTCATCCCCGCCGACTCGCTGAAGACGCCCAACCACATCGCCCCGGTCTGGTACTTCACGCCCTTCTATTCGATGCTGCGCGCCATCACCAGCGAGATGATGTACGCGCTGATCGCCGCGGTGGTGGGCGCCACGGTGTTCGTGGCCATCAAGAGCCGCATGGCGCTGTTCTTCAAGGTGCTGATCGGCCTGGTGGCGCTGGGCGTGGTGGCCATGATGCTCAACATCGACGCCAAGTTCTGGGGCGTGCTGGCCATGGGCGGCGCGGTCGTCATCCTGTTCTTCCTGCCCTGGCTGGACCACAGCCCGGTGAAGTCGATCCGCTACCGGCCCGACTGGCACAAGTGGGTGTACGGCGTCTTCGTCGTCAACTTCCTGGTGCTGGGCTACCTGGGCGTGCAGCCGCCCTCGGACCTGGGCGGGCGCATCGCGCAGGTCGGCACCTTCTTCTATTTCGGCTTCTTCCTGCTGATGCCCTGGTGGAGCCAGAAGGGCAGCTTCAAGACGCCGCCGGACCGGGTGGTCTTCCACGCCCACTGA
- the petA gene encoding ubiquinol-cytochrome c reductase iron-sulfur subunit — translation MSASVVDSKQIDSGKRVWLIASGCAGAIGGVATAVPFVSTFQPSEKAKAAGAAVEVDIAGLKEGEKITVEWRGKPVWIVKRSAAEVADLAKHDGQLADPQSKRNPDEFTPEYARNEHRSIKPEILVVVGICTHLGCSPTDKFQAGPQPSLPGDWPGGWLCPCHGSTFDLAGRVFKNKPAPDNLPIPPHVYLSDTRLLIGEDKKDA, via the coding sequence ATGAGTGCATCAGTGGTCGACAGCAAACAGATCGACAGCGGCAAACGGGTTTGGCTCATCGCATCGGGTTGTGCGGGCGCAATAGGCGGCGTGGCCACCGCCGTGCCCTTCGTCAGCACCTTCCAGCCCTCGGAAAAGGCCAAGGCCGCCGGTGCGGCGGTGGAGGTGGACATCGCCGGCCTGAAGGAAGGCGAGAAGATCACCGTCGAATGGCGCGGCAAGCCGGTCTGGATCGTCAAGCGCTCGGCCGCCGAAGTGGCCGACCTGGCCAAGCACGACGGCCAGCTCGCCGATCCGCAATCCAAGCGCAATCCGGACGAGTTCACCCCCGAATACGCCCGCAACGAACACCGCTCGATCAAGCCGGAGATCCTGGTGGTGGTCGGCATCTGCACGCACCTCGGCTGCTCGCCCACCGACAAGTTCCAGGCCGGCCCGCAGCCCTCGCTGCCCGGCGACTGGCCGGGCGGCTGGCTCTGCCCCTGCCACGGCTCCACCTTCGACCTGGCCGGCCGCGTCTTCAAGAACAAACCCGCACCCGACAACCTGCCCATCCCGCCGCATGTCTACCTGAGCGACACGCGGCTGCTGATCGGCGAAGACAAAAAAGACGCCTGA
- the pdxA gene encoding 4-hydroxythreonine-4-phosphate dehydrogenase PdxA translates to MKSAHPLPIAVTAGDPAGIGPEIVARLFRDHAEEMRGCFAVGDPDVLRRAAACWGTPGLPVALLESAAEAWDVPPRCLPVLPVVRAQGPVAWGEISAEAGRQAAEAVTWAARAALRGEIAALVTAPLHKEALSAAGVDFPGHTELLQAEAAAHLGRGIAEVPVRMMLANEELRTVLVSIHMSLRRALDAVDFDNVLQTLRISHASLSRMLGRPARLAVAGLNPHAGEGGLFGREEIDTIAPAIAAAKAEGIQASGPYPPDTIFMRARAQHGQPGGFDAVVAMYHDQGLIPVKYLGIEQGVNVTLGLPLVRTSPDHGTAFDLAGSGRADASSLLAAVRLARLLAA, encoded by the coding sequence ATGAAATCCGCCCATCCCTTGCCCATCGCCGTGACGGCCGGCGACCCCGCCGGCATCGGCCCCGAGATCGTCGCCCGGCTGTTCCGCGACCATGCCGAGGAGATGCGCGGCTGCTTCGCCGTGGGCGATCCCGACGTGCTGCGCCGCGCCGCCGCCTGCTGGGGCACGCCCGGCCTGCCGGTGGCGCTGCTGGAATCGGCGGCAGAAGCCTGGGATGTGCCGCCGCGCTGCCTGCCGGTGCTGCCGGTGGTGCGGGCGCAGGGGCCGGTCGCCTGGGGTGAGATCTCCGCCGAGGCCGGGCGCCAGGCGGCCGAGGCCGTGACCTGGGCCGCCCGCGCGGCGCTGCGCGGCGAGATCGCCGCCCTGGTCACCGCGCCGCTGCACAAGGAGGCGCTGTCGGCGGCCGGCGTGGATTTCCCGGGCCATACCGAACTGCTGCAGGCCGAGGCGGCCGCCCACCTGGGACGCGGCATCGCCGAGGTGCCGGTGCGCATGATGCTGGCCAACGAGGAGCTGCGCACCGTGCTGGTCAGCATCCACATGTCGCTGCGGCGGGCGCTGGACGCGGTCGATTTCGACAACGTGCTGCAGACGCTGCGCATCAGCCACGCCTCCCTGTCGCGCATGCTGGGCCGGCCCGCCCGGCTGGCGGTGGCCGGGCTCAATCCCCATGCGGGGGAGGGCGGCCTGTTCGGCCGGGAGGAGATCGACACCATCGCCCCGGCCATCGCCGCCGCGAAGGCCGAGGGCATCCAGGCGTCCGGCCCCTATCCGCCCGACACCATCTTCATGCGCGCCCGCGCCCAACACGGCCAGCCTGGGGGCTTCGACGCGGTCGTGGCGATGTACCACGACCAGGGCCTGATCCCCGTCAAGTACCTGGGCATCGAGCAGGGCGTGAACGTCACCCTGGGCTTGCCGCTGGTGCGCACCAGCCCCGACCACGGCACGGCCTTCGACCTGGCCGGCAGCGGCCGCGCCGACGCCTCCAGCCTGCTCGCCGCAGTGCGTCTGGCACGCCTGCTGGCCGCCTGA
- a CDS encoding Nif3-like dinuclear metal center hexameric protein yields the protein MQAHDPLPSGRTAGRDALLRRFDALLSPARFKDYGPNGLQVEGRAEIGHIVSGVTASRALIEAAIDARADAVFVHHGLFWRGHDGRVTGWLKQRLALLLAHDISLFAYHLPLDGHSEFGNNAQLGARLGWVADGHFGEQDLGSIGDTHFEDASALARHVERVVERPVTLVDPVRGPIRRVAWCTGGAQGFFEAAIAAGADAFVTGEISEPQAHYARELGVAFIACGHHASERYGAPAVAGHVAAELGLRHTFIDIDNPA from the coding sequence ATGCAAGCCCACGACCCCCTTCCCAGCGGCCGTACCGCCGGCCGCGACGCGCTGCTGCGGCGCTTCGACGCCCTGCTGTCACCCGCCCGCTTCAAGGACTACGGCCCCAACGGCCTGCAGGTGGAGGGGCGCGCGGAGATCGGCCACATCGTCTCGGGCGTGACGGCCAGCCGGGCGCTGATCGAGGCGGCGATCGACGCCCGGGCGGACGCGGTCTTCGTGCACCACGGCCTGTTCTGGCGCGGCCACGACGGCCGGGTCACCGGCTGGCTCAAGCAGCGGCTGGCGCTGCTGCTGGCGCACGACATCAGCCTCTTCGCCTACCACCTGCCGCTGGATGGGCATTCGGAGTTCGGCAACAACGCCCAGCTGGGCGCCCGCCTGGGCTGGGTGGCCGACGGGCATTTCGGCGAGCAGGACCTGGGCAGCATCGGCGATACGCACTTCGAGGACGCATCAGCGCTGGCCCGCCATGTGGAGCGGGTGGTGGAGCGGCCGGTGACGCTGGTCGATCCTGTCCGCGGGCCGATCCGCCGCGTCGCCTGGTGCACCGGCGGCGCGCAGGGCTTTTTCGAGGCCGCCATCGCCGCCGGGGCGGACGCCTTCGTCACCGGCGAGATCTCCGAACCGCAGGCCCACTACGCCCGCGAACTGGGCGTGGCCTTCATCGCCTGCGGCCACCATGCCAGCGAGCGCTACGGCGCACCCGCCGTGGCCGGCCATGTGGCGGCGGAGCTGGGGCTGCGCCATACCTTCATCGATATCGACAACCCCGCATGA
- a CDS encoding S1C family serine protease, which translates to MKRTWLLFAQTVTILLAAYFVVGTLHPQWLGRPQFGGGVVSLLEAPTTPLSAPEPGSLSGAAKKAAPAVVSITTSKAAVRNPRMDDPWFKFFFGDQGQSPQQQQAGLGSGVIVSPDGYILTNNHVVEGADEIEVLLADSRQARAKLIGTDPETDLAIVKIDLDKLPIIVLGDSDRIDVGDRVLAIGNPFGVGQTVTSGIVSALGRNQLGINTFENFIQTDAAINPGNSGGALVDVHGNLLGINTAIFSRSGGSMGIGFAIPVSTAKRVLESIVRDGRVTYGWIGVEPGELSPEVAQTFGVKASQGVIITGVLQGGPAAAAGVRPGDVIVKVGEKPIANVAELLSSVAALRPGTPAAFGLMRGDNTLDLSVTPAVRPARQRGQLQRQQPEE; encoded by the coding sequence ATGAAACGCACCTGGCTGCTGTTCGCGCAAACCGTCACCATCCTGCTCGCGGCCTATTTCGTGGTGGGCACGCTCCATCCGCAGTGGCTGGGGCGGCCGCAGTTCGGCGGCGGCGTGGTTTCGCTGCTCGAAGCGCCCACCACGCCGCTGTCGGCGCCGGAGCCCGGCAGCCTGTCCGGCGCGGCCAAGAAGGCGGCGCCGGCCGTAGTCAGCATCACCACCAGCAAGGCCGCGGTGCGCAATCCGCGCATGGACGACCCCTGGTTCAAGTTCTTCTTCGGCGACCAGGGCCAGTCGCCGCAACAGCAGCAGGCCGGCCTGGGCAGCGGCGTGATCGTCAGCCCGGACGGCTACATCCTCACCAACAACCATGTGGTCGAGGGCGCCGACGAGATCGAGGTGCTGCTGGCCGACAGCCGCCAGGCGCGCGCCAAGCTGATCGGCACCGATCCGGAGACCGACCTGGCCATCGTCAAGATCGACCTCGACAAGCTGCCCATCATCGTGCTGGGCGACTCCGACCGCATCGACGTGGGCGACCGGGTACTGGCCATCGGCAACCCCTTCGGCGTCGGCCAGACCGTCACCAGCGGCATCGTCAGCGCGCTGGGCCGCAACCAGCTGGGCATCAACACCTTCGAGAACTTCATCCAGACGGACGCGGCCATCAACCCGGGCAACTCGGGCGGCGCGCTGGTGGATGTGCACGGCAACCTGCTGGGCATCAACACCGCCATCTTCTCGCGCTCGGGCGGCAGCATGGGCATCGGCTTCGCCATCCCCGTCTCCACCGCCAAACGCGTGCTGGAGAGCATCGTGCGCGACGGCCGGGTCACCTACGGCTGGATCGGCGTGGAGCCGGGCGAGCTCTCGCCGGAAGTGGCGCAGACCTTCGGCGTGAAGGCCTCCCAGGGCGTGATCATCACCGGCGTGCTGCAGGGCGGCCCGGCGGCGGCGGCCGGCGTGCGGCCGGGCGACGTGATCGTGAAGGTGGGCGAGAAGCCGATCGCCAACGTGGCCGAACTGCTTTCCTCGGTCGCCGCCTTGCGGCCTGGCACGCCGGCCGCCTTCGGCCTGATGCGGGGCGACAACACGCTGGACCTGTCGGTCACGCCCGCCGTGCGCCCGGCGCGCCAGCGCGGCCAGCTGCAGCGCCAGCAGCCAGAGGAATAA
- a CDS encoding ABC transporter substrate-binding protein has product MASVGLVSLAPAAQAADIKIGVAEALSGGAAQYGIAIRNGFQLAADEINAAGGINGNKVALVIEDERGNKEEAINVFKKLIFQDQVLMVFGPTLSNSAQAADPIAQASKTVAFGTSNTADGITSIGNFVFRNSVTEADVLPETLKITAAKTGLKKVAVLYGNDDVFTKSGYDNFKKALEDLKIPVTTTETFAKGDVDFKAQLTKIKATNPDAIVLSALIAEGAPIMVQARQIGLNVPIIGGNGMNSVKIFDLAKEKAEGLWVGSPWSIENQTDQNRKFIVAYTAKFKAAPDQFAAQAYDALYIAAQGLKKVKLSGSVPADRAALRDALPSAKWTGATGTFEFTQAKDRAGKPAGYDAKQQAIVSVTRGGKFAIEK; this is encoded by the coding sequence ATGGCAAGCGTCGGCCTGGTGAGCCTGGCACCGGCCGCCCAAGCCGCCGACATCAAGATCGGTGTCGCCGAAGCCCTGTCCGGCGGCGCCGCCCAGTACGGCATCGCCATCCGCAACGGCTTCCAGCTGGCGGCCGACGAGATCAATGCCGCCGGCGGCATCAACGGCAACAAGGTCGCCCTGGTGATCGAGGACGAGCGCGGCAACAAGGAAGAGGCGATCAACGTCTTCAAGAAGCTGATCTTCCAGGACCAGGTCCTGATGGTGTTCGGCCCCACCCTGTCGAACTCGGCCCAGGCGGCCGACCCGATCGCCCAGGCCTCCAAGACCGTGGCCTTCGGCACCTCCAACACCGCCGACGGCATCACTTCCATCGGCAACTTCGTGTTCCGCAACTCGGTGACCGAGGCCGACGTGCTGCCCGAGACGCTGAAGATCACCGCCGCCAAGACCGGCCTGAAGAAGGTCGCCGTGCTCTACGGCAACGACGACGTCTTCACCAAGAGCGGCTACGACAACTTCAAGAAGGCGCTGGAAGACCTGAAGATCCCGGTCACCACCACCGAGACCTTCGCCAAGGGCGACGTCGACTTCAAGGCCCAGCTCACCAAGATCAAGGCCACCAACCCCGACGCCATCGTGCTGTCGGCGCTGATCGCCGAAGGCGCGCCCATCATGGTGCAGGCCCGCCAGATCGGCCTGAACGTGCCCATCATCGGCGGCAACGGCATGAACTCGGTCAAGATCTTCGACCTGGCCAAGGAAAAGGCCGAAGGCCTGTGGGTGGGCAGCCCCTGGTCGATCGAGAACCAGACCGATCAGAACCGCAAGTTCATCGTCGCCTACACCGCCAAGTTCAAGGCCGCGCCCGACCAGTTCGCCGCGCAGGCCTACGACGCTCTCTACATCGCAGCCCAGGGCCTCAAAAAGGTCAAGCTGTCGGGCTCCGTGCCGGCCGACCGTGCCGCGCTGCGCGACGCCCTCCCCTCGGCCAAGTGGACGGGTGCCACCGGCACCTTCGAATTCACCCAGGCCAAGGATCGCGCCGGCAAACCCGCCGGCTACGACGCCAAGCAACAAGCCATCGTCAGCGTGACCCGCGGCGGCAAGTTCGCGATCGAAAAATAA